A stretch of the Aegilops tauschii subsp. strangulata cultivar AL8/78 chromosome 4, Aet v6.0, whole genome shotgun sequence genome encodes the following:
- the LOC109762988 gene encoding uncharacterized protein, with protein MATSTSRDRGGYPPDSTRLRIGDDIAWADVGGVYDRDDSLKENTNPKCLLKAHNPSAPGQHHHHHHNGAASQRFSGNLKPTAAPIIGLSGKLGQGGARRTHQQHPPAMFPKKAKTGGGGRNPRPAVPEDEPSSPKVSCIGKVLSERERARRRPRPPPSERPPSGCCPGLGFLMRRSRSRKSAVESVDWSPPPPPPAARRREAKAAETEEAAPAPAPGLGGVMRFASGRRAADWPAQMEVDDRVAKSGPL; from the coding sequence ATGGCGACGTCGACTTCGCGCGACCGCGGCGGCTACCCGCCGGACTCGACGCGGCTGCGCATCGGCGACGACATCGCCTGGGCGGACGTCGGCGGCGTGTACGACCGCGACGACTCCCTCAAGGAGAACACCAACCCCAAGTGCCTCCTCAAGGCCCACAACCCGAGCGCGCCCggccagcaccaccaccaccaccacaacgGCGCCGCGTCGCAGCGCTTCTCGGGGAACCTGAAGCCCACGGCGGCGCCCATCATCGGCCTCTCCGGGAAGCTCGGCCAGGGCGGCGCGCGGCGGACCCACCAGCAGCACCCGCCCGCCATGTTCCCCAAGAAGGCCaagaccggcggcggcggccgcaACCCGAGGCCCGCCGTCCCGGAGGACGAGCCCAGCTCCCCCAAGGTCTCGTGCATCGGGAAGGTGCTCTCCGAGCGCGAGAGGGCGCGGCGCAGGCCTCGCCCGCCCCCCTCGGAGCGCCCTCCTTCCGGCTGCTGCCCTGGGCTCGGCTTCCTCATGCGCCGCAGCCGCTCGCGGAAGAGTGCCGTGGAGAGCGTCGACTGGTCCCCGCCTCCCCCGCCACCGGCGGCGAGGCGGAGGGAGGCGAAGGCGGCCGAGACGGAGGAggccgcgccggcgccggcgcccgGGCTGGGAGGGGTCATGCGGTTCGCGTCGGGGAGGCGGGCGGCGGATTGGCCGGCCCAGATGGAGGTGGACGACCGCGTGGCGAAATCCGGGCCGTTGTAG